One Mangifera indica cultivar Alphonso chromosome 4, CATAS_Mindica_2.1, whole genome shotgun sequence genomic region harbors:
- the LOC123213792 gene encoding RNA helicase aquarius, which translates to MTKVYGTGAYDFKRHRVAEYPVELPNQLDDKPVESKAGSTLPSAITLSEIQRDRLTKIASENWLKMEKPFDAELVKEIYMTELTVKEGRKTVPLHRVMILEVSQYLENYLWPNFKAETASFEHVMSMILMINEKFRENVAAWMCFYDRKDAFRGFLDRVLRLKEGKALTIAEKTNYLVFMINAFQSLEDEIVSETVLKLASLQCWHSLSYGRFQMELSLNPDLIKKWKRMIKRESKEAAKWGEPFDPSSSLEVKFLRNLIEEFLEVLDHKVFAQKHSVNGDDDLVAAYGFEKIDDACVLYCERFMEFLIDLLSQLPTRRYLRPLVADVAVVAKCHLSALYRHEKGKLFAQLVDLLQFYENFEINDHVGTQLTDDEVLQSHYDRFQSFQLFAFKKIPKLQELALSNIGAINKRADLSNKLSVLSPQELQDLVCCKLKLLSKEDPWSERVDFLIEVMVSFFEKQKSQKEAINALPLYPNELIMWDESVVPSINYSGEGCLALPKLNLQFLTLHDYLLRNFNLFRLESTYEIREDIQEAVPHLLAYINNEGETAFRGWSRMAVPIKDFKITEVKQPNIGEVKPASVTAEVTFSISSYKAQIRSEWNALKEHDVFFLLSIRPSFEPLSSEEAAKASVPQRLGLQYVRGCEIIEIRDEEGTLMNDFTGRIKRDEWKPPKGEMRTVTVALDAAQYYMDVTDIAEKGTEDVYGTFNVLMRRKPKENNFKAILESIRDLMNEYCIVPDWLHNIFLGYGNPSAAQWTNMPDLLETVDFKDTFLDADHLRTCFSDYQISFINSDGTENLDPRPPFRIRLPRTLKGNTHALPGNKKLIADSMNDVNMVDPCGERDQLIIEAYIPPDPGPYPQDQPKQNSVRFTPTQIGAIISGIQPGLTMVVGPPGTGKTDTAVQILNVLYHNCPSQRTLIITHSNQALNDLFEKIMQRDVPARYLLRLGQGEQELATDLDFSRQGRVNAMLVRRLELLSEVERLARSLQLPEDVGYTCETAGYFWLLHVYSRWEQFLAACADNEGKPTIVQDRFPFKEFFSNTPQPVFTGESFERDMRAAKGCFRHLKTIFQELEECRAFELLKSTADRANYLMTKQAKIVAMTCTHAALKRKDFLQLGFKYDNLLMEESAQILEIETFIPMLLQRQEDGYARLKRCILIGDHHQLPPVVKNMAFQKYSHMDQSLFTRFVRLGIPYIELNAQGRARPSIAKLYNWRYRDLGDLPYVKEDAIFHKANAGFSYDYQLVDVPDYHGRGESAPSPWFYQNEGEAEYVVSVYIYMRLLGYPANKISILTTYNGQKLLIRDVINRRCVPYPFIGPPSKVTTVDKFQGQQNDFVLLSLVRTRFVGHLRDVRRLVVAMSRARLGLYVFCRRSLFEQCYELQPTFQLLLQRPDRLALNVKETTSYTERNVEDIGDPYLVGGIEHMGDIVNQLYQATIASYEYHQHMAYSETVGTPEEQNFQPNSMEMHDDMDTDMPASANGAVGGTPPLSQSEGPADMNGCGNGETTLDNQLDSETETQAPSTDGNGMPRESDVKEDTKSE; encoded by the exons ATGACCAAGGTTTATGGTACCGGTGCTTACGATTTCAAGCGGCACCGGGTCGCGGAGTACCCGGTGGAGTTACCGAACCAGCTCGATGACAAACCGGTGGAGTCAAAGGCCGGTTCGACGCTCCCAAGCGCTATAACTCTCTCGGAAATTCAACGCGATAGGTTGACGAAAATAGCTTCGGAGAATTGGCTTAAAATGGAGAAGCCATTCGATGCGGAGCTGGTGAAGGAGATTTATATGACTGAGTTAACGGTCAAGGAGGGGAGGAAGACAGTGCCGTTACATAGAGTGATGATTTTGGAAGTGAGTCAATATTTGGAGAACTATCTGTGGCCGAATTTTAAAGCTGAGACGGCATCGTTTGAACATGTGATGTCTATGATACTGATGATTAATGAGAAG TTTCGGGAGAATGTGGCAGCTTGGATGTGCTTTTACGATCGGAAGGATGCATTCAGGGGATTTCTCGATAGGGTTCTTCGTCTTAAGGAG GGAAAAGCCCTGACTATAGCTGAGAAGACAAATTATCTGGTTTTCATGATAAACGCTTTTCAG AGTTTGGAAGATGAAATTGTCAGTGAGACTGTCCTGAAACTAGCTAGTTTACAGTGCTGGCATAGTTTGTCTTATGGTCGTTTTCAG ATGGAGCTTTCTCTTAATCCAGATTTGATCAAGAAATGGAAGAGGATGATAAAGAGAGAATCAAAGGAAGCTGCGAAATGGGGGGAGCCTTTTGACCCCTCGTCATCACTTGAAGTGAAGTTCCTGAGAAATCTTATTGAAGAGTTTCTTGAG GTGCTAGACCACAAGGTTTTTGCACAAAAGCACTCTGTCAATGGTGATGATGATCTTGTTGCTGCTTATGGTTTTGAGAAAATTGATGATGCCTGTGTTCTGTACTGTGAGAGGTTTATGGAATTTCTTATTGATCTATTGAGCCAACTGCCTACAAGAAG GTACCTTAGGCCTCTTGTTGCTGATGTAGCAGTTGTTGCTAAATGTCATTTAAGTGCTCTTTATAGACATGAAAAGGGAAAACTCTTTGCGCAATTGGTTGACTTACTAcagttttatgaaaattttgagatcaATGATCATGTTGGCACACAACTGACAGATGATGAAGTTCTACAATCTCATTATGATCGTTTCCAATCTTTCCAATTATTTGCATTTAAGAAAATCCCCAAG TTGCAAGAACTGGCACTGTCCAACATTGGTGCAATCAACAAAAGAGCTGATCTATCAAACAAATTGTCAGTACTCTCTCCTCAAGAGCTGCAGGATCTTGTCTGTTGTAAG CTCAAGCTGCTTTCAAAGGAGGATCCTTGGTCTGAAAGGGTTGATTTTCTAATTGAAGTAATGGTCTCCTTCTTTGAGAAACAGAAGTCACAAAAAGAAGCCATAAATGCTCTTCCACTGTACCCCAATGAACTGATTATGTGGGATGAAAGTGTTGTGCCAAGCATTAATTACTCTGGAGAAGGATGTCTTGCTCTTCCAAAGCTTAATCTACAATTCTTAACTCTCCATGATTATCTCCTCAGAAATTTCAATCTCTTCCGTTTAGAATCAACATATGAGATTCGTGAGGATATTCAGGAAGCTGTACCCCACCTCCTTGCTTACATTAAtaatgagggtgaaactgcttTCCGTGGCTGGTCAAGAATGGCTGTGCCAATTAAGGACTTTAAAATCACTGAGGTAAAGCAGCCCAACATTGGAGAAGTCAAGCCAGCATCTGTGACAGCAGAAGTTACTTTTAGCATTTCAAGTTATAAAGCACAGATAAGATCAGAATGGAATGCACTTAAAGAGCATGATgtcttttttttactttctattCGCCCATCATTTGAGCCTCTAAGTTCAGAGGAAGCTGCAAAGGCTAGCGTGCCACAGAGGCTTGGCCTTCAATATGTACGAGGATGTGAAATTATTGAGATACGTGATGAGGAAGGAACTCTCATGAATGATTTCACTGGAAGAATCAAGCGGGATGAGTGGAAGCCACCGAAAGGTGAAATGAGAACCGTGACTGTTGCTTTAGATGCAGCACAATACTACATGGATGTCACAGACATTGCAGAAAAAGGCACAGAGGACGTTTATGGGACATTTAATGTGTTGATGAGGAGGAAACCAAAGGAAAATAATTTCAAGGCAATCTTAGAATCTATAAGAGATCTGATGAATGAATACTGTATTGTTCCTGATTGGTTGCACAACATATTCCTGGGCTATGGGAATCCTTCTGCTGCACAATGGACTAATATGCCCGATCTTCTGGAAACAGTAGATTTCAAAGATACTTTTCTTGATGCAGATCACTTGAGAACTTGTTTTTCAGATTATCAG attagttttataaattcaGATGGTACTGAGAACTTGGACCCAAGGCCTCCATTCAGAATTAGGTTGCCCAGGACACTGAAAGGGAACACTCATGCTCTTCCTGGgaataagaaattaattgcTGATTCTATGAATGACGTGAATATGGTGGATCCTTGTGGTGAAAGAGATCAACTTATCATTGAAGCATACATCCCTCCAGACCCAGGTCCTTATCCCCAAGATCAACCAAAACAGAATTCTGTGAGATTCACACCCACTCAG ATTGGGGCAATAATATCTGGCATTCAACCTGGACTAACAATGGTTGTGGGTCCACCTGGTACGGGAAAGACTGATACAGCTGTGCAAATCTTGAATGTTCTCTATCACAATTGTCCTTCACAAAGAACGTTAATAATCACTCATTCAAATCAGGCTTTAAATGACCTTTTTGAGAAGATTATGCAG AGGGATGTACCTGCTCGCTATCTTCTACGTTTAGGTCAAGGTGAACAAGAGCTAGCAACTGATCTTGACTTTAGCCGGCAAGGCCGTGTTAATGCGATGCTTGTTAGGCGGTTGGAATTGTTAAGTGAGGTTGAGAGGCTTGCAAGATCTCTTCAATTGCCTGAAGATGTGGGGTATACTTGTGAAACTGCAGGATATTTTTGGCTGCTTCATGTGTACTCGCGCTGGGAGCAATTTCTGGCTGCTTGTGCAGATAATGAAGGCAAACCAACAATTGTACAAGACCGCTTCCCCTTCAAGGAGTTCTTCTCCAACACCCCTCAGCCGGTCTTTACAGGTGAGTCATTTGAGAGAGACATGCGGGCGGCTAAGGGGTGTTTTCGTCATCTTAAGACTATTTTCCAAGAACTTGAAGAGTGCAGGGCATTTGAACTGCTAAAGTCAACGGCTGATCGAGCAAATTACCTAATGACGAAGCAGGCAAAGATTGTTGCAATGACTTGCACTCATGCTGCTCTTAAGAGGAAGGATTTTCTTCAATTAGGTTTTAAGTATGACAATCTGTTGATGGAAGAAAGTGCCCAAATTTTGGAGATCGAAACTTTTATCCCAATGTTGCTCCAGAGACAGGAGGATGGTTATGCACGTCTAAAACGCTGCATACTTATAGGTGATCATCATCAACTGCCTCCTGTTGTGAAGAatatggctttccaaaagtaCAGTCACATGGATCAGAGTTTATTCACAAGGTTTGTTCGTCTGGGTATTCCTTATATAGAGCTTAATGCTCAGGGTAGAGCTAGACCGAGCATAGCCAAACTATACAACTGGAGGTACAGAGATCTGGGAGACCTTCCTTATGTGAAGGAGGATGCAATCTTCCATAAGGCAAATGCTGGATTTTCCTATGATTATCAATTGGTGGATGTTCCTGATTATCATGGGAGAGGTGAGAGTGCCCCTTCTCCTTGGTTCTATCAAAATGAGGGAGAGGCTGAATATGTTGTcagtgtctatatatatatgcgaCTTTTAGGGTATCCTGCTAATAAGATATCCATCTTGACAACTTATAATGGCCAGAAGCTTCTGATTCGTGATGTAATCAACAGGCGATGTGTTCCATATCCCTTTATTGGCCCACCCagtaag GTCACAACAGTTGATAAGTTTCAAGGTCAGCAAAATGATTTTGTATTGTTGTCTCTCGTGCGAACTCGCTTTGTGGGTCACCTTCGTGATGTTAGAAGATTGGTTGTTGCCATGTCTCGTGCTCGGCTTGGTCTGTATGTGTTTTGTCGACGTTCTCTGTTTGAGCAATGCTATGAACTGCAGCCTACATTTCAACTTCTGCTTCAGAGACCTGATAGACTTGCACTCAATGTGAAGGAGACAACATCATATACTGAACGTAACGTTGAAGACATTGGAGATCCCTATCTTGTTGGTGGCATTGAGCATATGGGTGATATTGTCAATCAATTATATCAG GCAACCATTGCTAGCTATGAATATCATCAGCACATGGCTTATTCTGAAACCGTGGGTACACCAGAAGAGCAAAATTTCCAGCCAAATTCAATGGAAATGCATGATGACATGGACACTGATATGCCAGCATCTGCAAATGGTGCTGTGGGTGGTACACCACCTTTGAGCCAATCAGAGGGCCCTGCTGACATGAATGGCTGTGGAAATGGGGAAACTACTCTTGATAATCAGCTAGATAGTGAGACAGAGACTCAAGCTCCATCCACCGATGGGAATGGCATGCCACGTGAAAGTGATGTAAAAGAGGATACTAAGTCAGAGTAG